The genomic stretch TTCGCAGAACCGGTAACGTTAGATAAGGCAACCTATGAATTTGTTGACCTTCCGAAGATGATTAAGACGGCTGAAGAATTATATGGTCCTTATGCCTGGGGAAGATATGATGTGCTGGTATTGCCTCCGAGTTTTCCTTTTGGAGGAATGGAGAATCCGCGTCTGACTTTCGCGACACCCACTATCATCGCCGGCGACCGTTCGCTGGTAGCCTTGATAGCGCATGAGCTGGCACATAGCTGGAGTGGCAACCTGGTGACGAATGCTACCTGGAACGACTTCTGGCTCAATGAAGGTTTTACCGTTTACTTCGAGGCCAGAATTATGGAGAAGCTTTATGGAAAAGATTATGAAGACATGGCGACAGTCCTTGCCGAAGGAGAGTTGCGCAAAACTGTGGCCGCCTTGGGTGAAGATAATCCCGACACCCGCCTCTATTTAAATCTCGAAGGCCGCGACCCTGATGATGGCATGAGCGACATCGCCTATGAGAAGGGTAGATTTTTTCTCCTGAATATTGAAAGAGCGGTAGGGCGTGAACGTTGGGATACCTTTCTGAAGCAGTATTTTGCCGAGCATGCCTTTCAGAGCATTACGACGGAGCAGTTCCTGAAGTACCTGGAAGAAAATCTGATTGAAGGCGACGGAAAATTACGCAATACAAAGATCCGCGATTCCAAATGGGTTTTTGGTACAGGCCTGCCCGATAGTTTTCCGAAAGTGCATTCTGTAGAATTGGAAAAGGTAAAAGCATTGGCCATTGAATTTGTAGAGGGCAGAACCATCGCTCCTCCCGGAAATTGGACGACACATCATTGGGTTTATTTTCTTCGCCAGCTCCCGCAGCAATTATCGCTTCCGCAGATGGCACAACTCGATCAGCAATTTCATTTCACGGAAAGTGGAAACAGTGAGATCCTTTGTCAGTGGCTGGAATTATGTATTCGCAGCAATTATACGGCGGCGGATACTTCACTGGAGAAGTTTCTAACGTCGGTGGGTCGCCGAAAATTTCTTAAACCGCTGTATGCCGCACTCATTGAAACTCCGGCCGGCAAGGAAAAAGCAAAGGCCATCTATGCCAAAGCACGCCCGGGCTATCACTCCGTCTCTTCGGGAACGATTGATGAGATGCTTCAATAGTGAATTCACGATTTAGATTCATTTCTGAAATTGAAATTCCAGCTCGTATGCCGGGCGAGATGTTCTTCGCATTTTATGACTGATAATTTTTTAATAAAATTTTTCATTCCCAACCTGCCTGAGCTGGCGATCGCTTAATTAACAGTGACCTGTTTAAAAGTACAGGCAGTTGGTAATGTATTCCGTAAGTTATGCCCATACTTTCGTCACCAGCAATACCGCTCAGCGCCGTAACGCTCTTTTTCATTCAACACTTGCTGACCAATTTTAGCCGGATCAACAGAACCCTACGAACGGCAACTAAAAAAACAGCGAGATGTATATGATCCACACTTGTGCCCCGGCGCATTTCAACCCATTATCTTCAGGATAGTACCCCACCGATTCGTCGGTCCAGCATTATTTCTATTCACATCATCACGCCGCTACTGCGGAGTAAAAATCTATTGCCTAATAAATCGGATATGCCTAACCGTTATATATCAACATGCATCTTCTTCCTTTTATCACTGCAATGCGCAGGGAAGGGCGATTCATTGTTGACAAAAACCCGGCTGGTGCGATTGGATCTGAGCGGCAGTTATACCACCGAAAAATCATGGTGGAACGATCGGCAAAGTTTTGTAGTGGTGAAAGGCCTGGCAGAGTCCAGATGGAGGACCACCTATGCTTCGGGCTGGAAAAGAAATCACTATGTATACAGTCAGGTAGGCTATACCATCTTCACCGACTCCTTCACCACGAAGAGTGCCGATGCCTTTTAAAATTCAGTTGCGATGGATGGAGAAAGGGAAGAGAAAACTAACACATACCTATTCCATCAACATGCAATCGCAATGGCTCAACAGCTGGTACAATTACGGTGATCATCAGGAGTGGAGAGGAGGATTTATGAACCCCGCCTTTCTGGAAGTGGGATACAGTTTCACATGGGAATTTTTAAGCAACAGTAATCTGATGCTCACACCGGCAACATTGCAGGTAAATGTACAACCCAAAAAAATGCAGTTGAGTCATCTCAGTGATAGTCCACTATTGACCTCTCGACATAGTCATATCTATTCCCGCTACGGCTTCAGCGGTTACCTCACCATCGATGAAAGTTTTTACAAGGAGCTGATTCTGTTACAGCATCAATCGCATCTCTTCTTCAATGCACTTACGGCAAAGCATATTCAATTTGATATCACCAACAGGGTTTGTATCCGCTTTTTAAAATATCTGCAATTACGATTGGAAACAAGCCTGATGTATTTCCCCGACCAAAGTCTGCAACTACAGTACAGGCAGGAAGTGTTACTGGGGATCTTCTACGAACACCGGAAATGACGCGCTACACTTTTTCAAAGCCATTTTATTCTGCGCTTTCAACGTCATTGGTTTTTCTCAAAATCCTTTTCGAAGATCCCCGTACCTGCTGGTGGTTGTATACAGTGGATATACAGTGGATATACAGTGGTGATAGAGGGGAGATGCAATGGAGGTGTGGTGTAGGTGCAGGAAGTACTGTTGAGGTGCGGTGCGAACCCTGAAGGGGTTCAACATCCCTAACGCCGGGTGAAACCCGGGGTTAGGGGGCACCCACCGCCAACAACCCCAACGGGGTTGAACATCGAAAAAGCAATATCTAACCAATAAACACCAATGAGCTACACACAAATTCTATATCAGATTGTATTCTCAACGAAAGGTCGCATCCCTTGTCTGATAAAATCAAATCGCGACACATTGTTTAAATACATTACAGGTATTATCCAGCAAAAAAATTGCTTTTTGTATATTATAAATGGCGTTGAAGATCATGTCCATATATTAATGGATTTGCATCCGGGCGTTTGTCTGGCAGATATGGTAAAGGACATAAAAGTATCCTCCAGTCGTTTTATTAAAGAGAACAATTTATTTCCGGAATTCAGAGGTTGGAATACGGGTTATGGTGCATTTACCTATTCGATCAGAGAAAAGAAGATCTTAATAAATTATATTCTTAACCAGGAATCTCATCATCACAAAACTAGTTCTACAGAGGAGATGGTTTATCTTCTGAAGGAGCATAAGGTTGATTTTAAGATGGAGTATTTGCCGTGAATAGCGATTTTCAATATTCAACCCCGTTGGGGTTGTGGGTTTTTTGCGCTACGCTACCCCGAATTGCATTCGGGGTTAGGGAGGTTCAACCCCGTTGGGGTTGTGGGTTTTTTGCGCTGCGCTACCTCGAATTGCATTCGGGGTTAGGGAGGTTTAACCCCGTTGGGGTTGTGGGGTTTTTGCGCTACGCTACCCCGAATTGCATTCGGGGTTAGGGAGGTTCAACCCCGTTGGGGTTGTGGGTTTTTTGCGCTACGCTACCCCGAATTGCATTCGGGGTTAGGGAGGTTTAACCCCGTTGGGGTTGTGGGTTACGATTAGGGGGATTGGATGTTGAGATTTTTCTTTAGTGTATTATATTCTTCTTTGTTGACCTTGCCTTTTTTGCTGCCTAGTCGTTTCCATTCGGTCATGATATTTTTTACGCGGTTTTCGGGGTTGGGATGGGTGCTGAGGAATACCAATGGTCCCAGGGATTCGCCGCGCTGCTCCATCTTCTCAAAGAACCGGGCAACACCGCGCGGATCATATTCCGTATCATAGAGATAGCGCACACTCTGAAGATCGGATTCCGTTTCATCATCGCGGCTGAAAGTTAATCCCGCAAGTCCTCCGGCAATGGTGCCTAATAATGTACCATCACCGAGGAAAAATTGTATGGCCAAACGCAAACCGTAATTTTTTGTCATCTGCTCTGTACTATGGCGCAGGTCGGCATGTGCAATTTCATGTCCCAAAACTCCCGCCAGCTGATCTTCGCTATCCAGATAATGAATGAGTCCGGTGTAAACATATATATAACCACCAGGAGTACAGAAGGCATTTAGTATGGTGTCATTTTCAAGAATCCTGACTTCCCAACTGAATTCTTCCTTGTGCAACATGGATTCGCTCTTGAGAATTTTACTGACCATGCCCCTGACTTGCTGATAAGCAGCCGCATATTCCACTTCATCCAATACGGGAAACTCCCCCGGCTGAGCGAGAATTTCCGTATTGTATCGGGCGCCCATATCCACATCATCCTCAGGACTGAAGAAATTCAGATCGCCATCTTTACTGGTGCAAGAAGAAAACAGGGAAAGAATTAGGATACTTATCATCAGGCGATTGAAGATAAGTTGTTGCCCGAATGTAAACATGGATGTGGTTTGTTCGTATATATTTGTCCTAACAAAAATAAAACATCCTTCGTGATATGTTAATGAAAGATTTAGTAGCCGCATTTACTCAGCATGTGCGTGAAGCCATGGAAATAGGCAGTACTGCCCAACATACAAAGTCAGCGCATCCGATTCGTAACGTATTGGTCACCGGCCTGGGTGGTTCGGGTATTGGTGGAACCATCGTTGCACAAGTGACCGATAAAGGCATGAAAGTCCCTTTGCTGGTGAATAAAGATTATTTCCTGCCGGGATTTGTGGATCAACATACTTTGGTAATCGTTTCTTCTTACTCCGGAAATACCGAAGAAACCCTGCAAGCACTCGATGCTGCAATGGCGAAAGGTGCAAAGATTACCTGCGTCACTTCAGGTGGAAAAATCGGTGCGATTGCGAAGGAAAAAGGTCTCGACCTGGTGACCATTCCGGGTGGTATGCCTCCTCGGGCTTGCTTCGGATATTCTTTTACGCAGATACCTTATATCCTCCAATTCCATCAACTCATCGACGATAGTTTCCGTCAGGACTTGAAAGATTGCGTGGCTTTGTTAGATAAAGAAGAAGAATCCATTAAGAAGGAAGCGAGAAGTATTGCCGAGAAACTTGTCGGGAAATTACCGATCATCTATTGTGAAGCCCGCTACGAAGGTGTTGCCGTGCGTTTCCGTCAGCAGATCAATGAAAACAGTAAAATGTTGTGTTGGCATCATGTTCTGCCCGAGATGAATCACAATGAATTGGTAGGCTGGACAGAGCCACATCCCGAAGCAGTGGTCCTTATGTTCCGTTGTGAAGATGATTATAACCGGACGCAAAAGCGTATGGAGATTTCACGCGATGTAGTGAAGAAACATGGCGCAGGTTATATCGAAATGCAAGGAAAAGGAAATAGCCAATTGCAACGTTCGTTGTACCTGTTACATCTTGGCGATTGGGTGACCTGGTACATTGCAGAAATTAAAAATATTGATGCGACAGAAGTGAACGTCATCGATTTTTTGAAGAATGAATTATCAAAGATGTAAGATGTGCAGACTCGTCTTCTGTTTTTCCGCCCTCTGGTTGTTGGTTTCCTGCTCAAGTCCTGAGTCGAGACAAGCAACAGAACTACCTACTGATTCGTTGCCCGGTGCACAAATGTCAACCGATCAACAGGGAGTTACAGCTACTACAGCAGCAGATAATATTGCTGATCCCCTTGCCGGAAGTAATGATTTTTCAATCGATGTGTTTGAGAACAAGGATGGCACAGGTGGATTTGGTTATGATCTTTTAAATGGTGGAAAGGTGACCATTCACCAACCTCATATTCCCGCCGTGAGCGGAACATCCGGTTTTTCATCAAAAGAAGATGCTGAAAAAGTGGGAAGCCTCATGTTAATGAAAATCCAAAATGGCATAATGCCGCCAACTATTACCGTTG from Bacteroidota bacterium encodes the following:
- a CDS encoding M1 family metallopeptidase, whose protein sequence is MRTSVLFAVTCLALLINYSCNTSDKTPENMPAKDHHSFAHPEEAIVRHLDLNLQVDFKAQQLSGTATLHIDNLTKGDKLHLDTRDLRIDSILLDDGSVAKYDLMPAVPFLGSELIVHIKPNTKKVKITYTTSPQAAALQWLTPEQTAGGKQPFLFTQSQAILARTWIPLQDSPGIRFTYKAEISCPPGLMALMSAENDTIVHPDGIYKFNMPQAIPSYLMALAVGDLKFSAYDNRSGVFAEPVTLDKATYEFVDLPKMIKTAEELYGPYAWGRYDVLVLPPSFPFGGMENPRLTFATPTIIAGDRSLVALIAHELAHSWSGNLVTNATWNDFWLNEGFTVYFEARIMEKLYGKDYEDMATVLAEGELRKTVAALGEDNPDTRLYLNLEGRDPDDGMSDIAYEKGRFFLLNIERAVGRERWDTFLKQYFAEHAFQSITTEQFLKYLEENLIEGDGKLRNTKIRDSKWVFGTGLPDSFPKVHSVELEKVKALAIEFVEGRTIAPPGNWTTHHWVYFLRQLPQQLSLPQMAQLDQQFHFTESGNSEILCQWLELCIRSNYTAADTSLEKFLTSVGRRKFLKPLYAALIETPAGKEKAKAIYAKARPGYHSVSSGTIDEMLQ
- the tnpA gene encoding IS200/IS605 family transposase, whose translation is MSYTQILYQIVFSTKGRIPCLIKSNRDTLFKYITGIIQQKNCFLYIINGVEDHVHILMDLHPGVCLADMVKDIKVSSSRFIKENNLFPEFRGWNTGYGAFTYSIREKKILINYILNQESHHHKTSSTEEMVYLLKEHKVDFKMEYLP
- a CDS encoding M48 family metalloprotease, whose translation is MISILILSLFSSCTSKDGDLNFFSPEDDVDMGARYNTEILAQPGEFPVLDEVEYAAAYQQVRGMVSKILKSESMLHKEEFSWEVRILENDTILNAFCTPGGYIYVYTGLIHYLDSEDQLAGVLGHEIAHADLRHSTEQMTKNYGLRLAIQFFLGDGTLLGTIAGGLAGLTFSRDDETESDLQSVRYLYDTEYDPRGVARFFEKMEQRGESLGPLVFLSTHPNPENRVKNIMTEWKRLGSKKGKVNKEEYNTLKKNLNIQSP
- a CDS encoding bifunctional phosphoglucose/phosphomannose isomerase: MLMKDLVAAFTQHVREAMEIGSTAQHTKSAHPIRNVLVTGLGGSGIGGTIVAQVTDKGMKVPLLVNKDYFLPGFVDQHTLVIVSSYSGNTEETLQALDAAMAKGAKITCVTSGGKIGAIAKEKGLDLVTIPGGMPPRACFGYSFTQIPYILQFHQLIDDSFRQDLKDCVALLDKEEESIKKEARSIAEKLVGKLPIIYCEARYEGVAVRFRQQINENSKMLCWHHVLPEMNHNELVGWTEPHPEAVVLMFRCEDDYNRTQKRMEISRDVVKKHGAGYIEMQGKGNSQLQRSLYLLHLGDWVTWYIAEIKNIDATEVNVIDFLKNELSKM
- a CDS encoding DUF4907 domain-containing protein, which codes for MCRLVFCFSALWLLVSCSSPESRQATELPTDSLPGAQMSTDQQGVTATTAADNIADPLAGSNDFSIDVFENKDGTGGFGYDLLNGGKVTIHQPHIPAVSGTSGFSSKEDAEKVGSLMLMKIQNGIMPPTITVEELDSLGIKH